In Mycolicibacterium gadium, the genomic window GACGGAGTCAGCCGACGCCGTCCCGTTCACCGATGGCATCTCGGGTATCCGCACCTCGTCGCGATTGAAGTCGCCGGCATCCTTCACGCCTGCGGCCACCACAAAGGCTCGGGCGGGCAGACTCTTCGGATTGAACAGGCTCGCGACGAACAGCGGGGGCATCGTGCGGAGATGCAGCAGCATTTCGCGCCTTGTCACCGGTTCGAGCAGCGCCACCCGGCCGCGATCGACCGACGGCGGCAGGCCGATGTGGAGGTCCAATCCGAGTGGATCGGCGATCTCCTCGGCGAAGAACCGCCCAAGCGTGCGGCCTTGCGGGTCCACCTTCCGGATGAGCGCGGACTGATACCAGCCGAGCGTCGCCGCGTGATAGCCGTACCTCGTGCCGGGAGGCCATGCGGGGAGCTGCTCGGCGATTCTGGCCGACATCCTGTCCGGGTCGGCGAGCTCGGCGAGCGTCAGGGGTGGGGTGATCGCGACCAGGCCGGCTTGGTGACTGAGCAACTGTCGCACGGTGATGCCACCTTTGCCACCCTGCGCGAACTCCGGCCAGTAGTCGGCCACCTTGGCGTCGTAGTCGATCAGCCCCCGCGACGCGGCGACCGCCACGGCAAGTGAGGCAACGCCTTTCGTCGTCGAGAAGACGTTGACGATGGTGTCCTGCTGCCACGGCTCCCGGGTGACACCGTTGCGGTGGCCGGCCCACAGATCGACCACCTTGCGCCCGTCGCGATAGACCGCGACAGCGGCACCGGTTTCCTTGCCGGTTTCGAAGTTGCGACGAAACGCGTCGACGACCTTCCCGTAGCCCTCGTCGGCGTCACCACCCATGACCGTTCCCTCGTCTCACCTTTGCGGCCTCGCCCCCAAGACGTCTCGGAACAGCGCCTGCCGCAGCCGAAGTGCGCGCGGATCGCTGATCAGATGGAACCCGAGCTTGTTCATCACGTAGCCGAACCCAACCCCGGTATCCGGATCGGCAAAGCCGACCGAACCGCCGGCACCCGGCGCACCGAACGCCTTGTCCGAGGACCCGATCACGTACTTCGCATTGTTCGGAATGGGCCGACCGAATCCCAGCGAGAAGGACGTGTCGACGTGCAACACCTTGTCGCGCAAACCCTTTGTCGGATACACCGGTGGCGCCGTCAGTGCGGCGAAGACCTCCGGCGTCAAACCGATCTTCGATCCGCCGATGGCGGCGTCGCCGTAGAGCTTGGCCACCGATTCGGCGGTGCCGGTTCCGTTGGCGGCCGGTATCTCGACGACACGGACGTCTTCCCGGTTGAACGTCGAAAGGCCGTTGGCCCCTTCGAATGCGACACCGGCCTGCGCGGTCAACGTCATCGGGATGAACCAGGCGGCCGCCAACTTCGGTGGCAGCACATGCAGATGCAACAACGTGGCGATCTGAGACGGCACGTGCAGATGCGCAACCCGATCGCGATCGATGTGGTCCGGTAGCCCGATGTGGAAGTCCAGGTGCAGCGGTCGGGCGATCTCCTCGGCGAAGTACCGGCCGAGAGTGCGCCGCTCGGGATCGACGTGGCGGATGAGTTCGGACGCATACCACCCGAGCGTGACGCCGTGATAGCCGTGGCGAGTCCCCGGCGGCCAGGCGGGCGGCTGTGCGGCCAAGCGCTCCGAGAGACGCTCCGGCACAGCGATATCGGCAAGGGTCAGCAGCGGCTTGATCACCGGCAGCCCGGCCTGATGGGCCAGCAGTTGCCGCACGGTGACCGATTCCTTGCCGCTCTGGGCGAACGCGGGCCAGTAGTCTGCCACTCGTGCGTCGTAATCGAGGAGCCCACGTGAAACGGCTCGCGCGACGGCCAGCGCGGCAACGCCTTTCGTCGTCGAAAAGGTGTTGACCAGGGTGTCGTTGGTCCACGGCGCGCGAGTGGCCCCGTTGCGGAATCCACCCCAGAGATCGACGACCTTGCGGCCGTCGCGATAGATCGTGAGGGCGGCGCCGATTTCCGCGCCGCTGGTCATGTTCAGTCGAAACGCGTCGGCGACTTTTCCGTAGCCCTCGTCGACATCGCCGCGGACAAGCTCGGATGCGACCCCGGTTTTCTGAGCCATGCCCTAGTTCACCGCCTCGACGGCGGCCTCAGCCAACGACACACCGCCGTGCGCGCGAATTTTATCTGCGTAGACGGTGCCGGACCGGCAATTTCGGTTAAGCGGCGGTCACCTTGTGTTTCGCCCACCAACGGTCGTGCATCCGCTGGCAGTCGGCCACCCGCAGCGGCGCGCTGCCGCCGAAGTCCGGCCGCACCGCGACGGCGGCCGGGATATCGGGCACGCCTTCGCCGGTGATGACGACCGTGGCCAGCCCGGATTTCGTCGCGGCGCGCAGCCCGCAGGCCGAGCCGCTGACCGCGAGCGCGTTCTCGGCGGTGATCCCGAGCTCGGCGAGTGCCAGGCGATGGGCTTCGGAATCGGGCATGGGCTTCGTGACGTCCTCAGCGGTCACCACCGCCTCGACGATTCCCTCGCCGACCAACTGGCGCACCAACGGCTCCGCCCAGCTGCGCTGTCCGCTCGTCACGACGGCGACCTGCACACCCGCCCCGAAGGTTTCGGCGACGAAATCGACAAGGCCGGGGCGTGGCGCGAGATCGCGCTCGAGGATCAGCTCGTCGAACAACATCGTCTTGGTCGTGTAGATGTCGTCGGCCAACAGCCTGGTCAGTACATCGGACTCGGTGGCCACCCCTCGCTTACGCAGTTCGGCCGCGACGCGCTGTCGTTCATCGGTGAGCGCGAGTAGCTGCCGGTACCGCGTCACCGACCACTGAAAATCCAGACCATGCGCCGCGAACGCGGCGTTGTACGCCTCTCGGTGGCCCTCGCATTCGATATCCGTCAGGGCATCGAGGTCGAAGATCACCGCGCGCAGCGGACATCGGGTTCCTGCCGGCGATGCGGAGTCCCACCAGAAGCGGCCCGCGCGCCAAGTCGTCTCGTGCGTTGTCGGCATGCAGCTAGGGTGGCCCACGTCACAGCGTTCCAGCCTCCCCCATTTGGGGGATCGTCGATGCCAACTTCGTTCCCCACAGAAAAGGCCAGGTCATAAGGTGGTGCACATGGCTTCCGAAGAGCTGGGCCCACCGGTCCGTCTGGTGCTGGTCGATGACCACGAGATGGTGATCGAGGGCCTCAAGGCCATGCTCGCGGCGTTTCGGGAACGCGTGGAGGTCGTCGGACAGGCCATCGGCGCTGAGCGTGCGCTCAGCGTCGTTGACGAATTGAACCCCGACATCGTGCTGTCGGATGTGCGCATGCACGGGTCCAGCGGCCTGGACCTCTGCGTGGCGTTGCGCGGGCGCGACCCCAACCGCAAGGTCGTGATGCTCTCCGTCTACGACGACGAGCAATACCTCTTTCAGGCCCTGCGGGTGGGCGCGTCCGGATACCTCCTGAAAAGCATCAGCAGCGACGAGCTCGTCCGTCAGCTCGAGTTCGTGCATCGCGGTGAGACGGCGATCGACCCGAGCATGGCCGCCAGGGCGGTGGACACCGCCGCGCGGATGCAGCGCGACGAATTCTGGCCCGGTGCGCGCCAAGGCTTGACTCAGCGCGAGAGCGAGATCCTCTCGTACGTCGTGAACGGCCTGTCCAACCGCGCGATCGCGTCCAAGCTGGTGATCGGCGACGAGACCGTCAAGACGCACCTGAGCTCGATCTACCGCAAGCTCGGGGTCAGCGACCGCACCGGAGCCGTGGCGACGGCCCTCCGTGAAGGCATCTACCAATGAGCCCGGACGCCAACCCCCCGAACGCGGTCCGCGACCTTGTCGACACCGACCGCGAACTCGCACTGCTGCGCGAACTGATCCAGGCCGCGTCCAAAGGGCCCGGGGTCGAGCCGCTGGCCGCGGCGGCCGCACGGATGATCACCGCTGCCACCGCCAGCGACGTGTGCTTCGTCCACGTCCTCGACGACAGCGACCGGTCACTGACGCTCGCGGGCGCGACACCGCCGTTCGACGCCGAGGTGGGCAAGATCCGATTGCCGTTGGGCCAGGGCATTTCCGGATGGGTCGCGAGCCACCGCGAGCCGGTGGTGATCAGGCAGGACAAGGAAGCCGATCCGCGCTACATGCCGTTCGAGTCCCTGCGCGGGAAGGACTTCACGTCGATGGTGTCGGTGCCGATGGAGACCGACCCGGGCGGGCTGGTCGGCGTGCTAAACGTGCACACCGTCGAGCATCGCGACTTCACCGCGCGCGACGTCGAACTGCTGCTGGTGATCGGCAGGCTGATCGCCGGTGCGCTCCATCAGGCCCGCTTGCACCGCCAGCTGGTCGCTCGCGAACGGGCCCACGAGAACTTCGTCGAGCAGGTCATCGAGGCCCAGGAGCTCGAGCGGCGGCGGCTGGCCGGCGATATCCACGACGGCATCTCGCAGCGACTGATCACCTTGTCGTACCGGCTCGACGCGGCCAGCCGCGCGGTGTCCGACGATCCAGAGGCTGCCTCCGAACAGTTGGAGAAGGCCCGCGAACTCGTCGATCTCACGCTGGGCGAAGCGCGCGCCGCTATCAGCGGACTACGGCCGCCAGTGCTCGACGATCTCGGGCTGGCGGGTGGCCTCGCCAGCCTCGCGCGGTCCATCCCCCAGATCGGCATCGATGTCGAGCTGGTGGAGAACCGCGTGCCCGACCACATCGAGCTCGCGCTGTACCGGATCGCGCAGGAATGCCTGCAAAACGTCGTCAAACATGCGAAGGCCACGTCCGCACGGCTTACCTTTGCCGTCGACGCGGGCGAGACCGGGGACGTCGCCCGGCTCGAAATCGTCGACGACGGAGTCGGTTTCGACACCTTCGAGCATCCCCTGGGCAGCGACGAGATGGGCGGCTACGGCCTGCTGTCGATGGCCGAGCGGGCCGAGATCGTCGGCGGCCGGTTGAACATCCGGTCGCGCCCGGGTTCGGGCACCGCGGTGACCGCGACGATCCCGCTTCCGCGTTCCTAGAAGTCGCCGGAATTGCGGCGCAGCGTCTCGATCGAGGCCGCGAGCGCACGGGACTCGCGGTCGGACATGCCGATGTCGGCGAACACCTCGCTGTTGAGCGTGACGGTGGCGTCCTCGACCGTCGACCGGCCGAGATCGGTGATCCGCACCAGCGTGGTGCGGCCGTCGGTCGGATGGGGTGTGCGCTCCACCAGACCGTCGGCCTCCAGCCGCCGGATCGCGTGCGTGACGCTGGTGACGTGCACCTGCAGCCGGTCCGACGCCTTGGTGATCGGCAGCGCGCCACCGCGGCTGAAGGCCAACAACCGCAGCAACTCGAATCGGGAAAAGCTCAGGTCGTATGGCCGCAGCGCGTTCTCGACCCGGGCCAGCAGTATCTGGTGGGCCCGCATCACCGACGTGACCGCCACCATGCCGTCGGCGACCTCGCCCCAGCCGAAGCGCTCCCAGTTGGCGCGCGCCAACTCGATGGGGTCGCGCTTGCGCGGCCACGACGGTTGCGAGGGCACGCCCCTTCATACCGCACCCGGCAGCCTCGGGTCCGCGCGATGACTCTCGCGTCCTCCACGAGTCTGTCCTTGCGACAAGGAAGGGAATCTATGTCCATCCAGCATGTGCTCGCCGTCGTGCCGGTGTCCGACCTGCAGGTGAGCAGCCGATGGTACGAGGCACTGTTCGGGCGACCCGCCGACAACAACCCCATGCCCACCCTGGCCGAATGGCAGGTTCTACCGGGCGCGTGGGTCCAGGTCTTCGTCGACGCCGCGCGCGCAGGGTCCGGGTTGCTGAACTTCGCCGTCGACGATCTGCAGATCCACATGGCTGAGCTCCGCGGACGCGGACTCGAGCCGGGCGACGTCACCGGCGCCAGCAAGGGGGTTCACCTTTCGGCGATCACCGATCCCGATGGCAACACGATCAGCCTGATCGGCGGATTCAGGGTCCAATACTGATCCACGCCGTCAGTGCAGCGCAGCCCGCACAGCGCCCACCACCGCACGGGTGGACTGACGGCTGCCGACGGTGATTCGTACACCGCCGTCGGCGTAGCCGCGGACCTTCAGGCCGGTGCCGTCGAACACCTCGCGCCACTGCCGGCCCCAGGGTGGCAGGTATACGAAGTTGGCGTGCGCATCCGTGCTGTACACCCCCATCGCCCTCAGCCGCATACGCAGGTAGCGGCGTTCGGCGGTGATCATCCGGATACGTTGTTCCAGCTCACTTTCCGCGTCATACGACGCGGCGACAGCCACCATGCCGGTGATGGCGATACCGAACGGCTGCTGCATGGTCCATAGTTCGCGCGCCAGCTCGGGCGCACAGAATCCGTAGCCGACGCGTAGCCCGGCCAGCCCATATGCCTTCGAGAAGGTACGCACTACAACGACATTCGGATACCGGACGACAAGTTCAGGACCGTCGATGCGATGGTGTGGCGCGAGAAACTCGACATACGCCTCGTCGAGCACGACGACGGTGTCGGCCGGGATGCGCTGGAGAAACCGCTCGATGTCGGCTACCGGCTCAACAGTTCCGGTCGGATTGTGCGGCCGGCACACCACCACGACTCGGGCCTTCGCGGCGGCGTCGGCCATGGCGTCGAGGTCGTGGTGGCCGTGTTCGTCGAGTCCGACGGTGACCGACTCCAGCCGGGCCATATGGGCGAAGATCGGATAGCCGTCGAACGTCGGGGACGTCATCACCATTTTGTCGCCGGGGCGCGTGACAGCGTTGAGCACCTGCAGGATCACGCCGGTGGCACCGACCCCGATGACGACCTGCTCGTCGGGCACCCCGAGGTGACCGGCAATCAATGTACGAAGCCGCTCGGGCAGGAACTCCGGATACCGGTTGCCCGCATCGATGGCGGCGACCAGCGCAGACCGCACCGATGGCAGCGGCGGGAACGGATTCTCGTTGAGCGACAGCGCCATTGGGTTCACCGCACCGGGCAGCGCGCCCACGGCTGCGTCCGTGACATCGCGATTGGGGGTGGACATCAGCCTCTCCCACCCCACCTGACCGCCGCGGCTCCCGCGAAGTCGCCGGCGTGCGCGAACGCCGACATCATGACGACATCGCCCTTTTTCAGCTGGCCGTCGGTGATGGCACGGTCCAGGTTGATCGGAATACCCGCGGCGAACAGGTTCCCGCAGTCATCAAAAGTATCGAGGTGTCTCGATTTATCCAGCTCCATCGCTTCGCGCCAGTTCCGCAGGAATGCGCGATTCGGCTGGTTGGTCACCAGGAGGTCGAGATCCCTTGGCTTCACGCCGATTCGATCGCACACCGCGTAGGAGACCTCGGGCACCTGTCGGTTGCCCCGGGCCAGCACCTTGGTGATCTTGCTTTCGGTGAACCCGATGCAGCCCTCCCCCGGACCGGCCTGCCACCACTTACGGGGCGGGTCGACCGCGAGCGTCATGTCGCCGGCGAACTCACCGTAGGTGCGGCATTCGATGTCGAGGATCGGTGACCGGTCGGACAGCGTCACCAGCCCCACCGCGGCACCATCGCCGGGCACTGACGCCTGCGCCTTGCGCCGAATCGTCGGCTGGTCGAACGCCTGGCCGGCCGCATTCTGAGCGATCGCTATCAGCGCGGTGCGTCCTTCGCCCGACTCGATCAGGTTGCGTGCCACTTTCAGCGCGAGCACGAACGCCGCACATCCGCCGTTGTGCAGATCGAGAACCCAATTCGGTTTCATCCCGAGGCGATGCGCCATCCCGCCGCCTCCGCCGTAGAACGGCATGTCGGGCATCTGGGTGTGGGTGATCAGGATATCGGCGCCCGCGACGGTGTCCTGGCCGTGGCGTTCGATCAGCCCGGCCGCGGCACTTTCGACCATGTCGATGGCCGTCTCGTCCTCGGCCACATGATGGCGGAACTTCGGCGCCCGGAACATCACGTTGTCGCGCAGGTCGTCGGATTCGGCGAACTGGGCGTAATAGTCGGCGCTGATCGGCTTTCCCGGCAGATACGTCGACACATCGATCAGGCTGACAGTCATCACTTCATCCAATCCGGCTTGACGGCGAGGCCGTGGTGGTGGCGGTACTCGGCGATCGCCTTGAGGTTCTTCAGCTCCAGCAGATGACCGTGGCCGAACATGTCCCAGAAGTCCCCGACCCACACCGGGCGCTTCGGCGGTGCGGTCTCCGGATAGGGGTTCTCGTCGTAGAACGGGTGATGGCAGTTGGTCCACAGCACCACCGAGCCGGGCTTGTCGAACACCAACTGCGCGTCGACGATTCGCATCAGATAGATCATCCAAAGGTGCTTGCCCTGATCCCAGGCGCAGTGGTAGTCGATCGTGCGCGCGTCGGGGTTGGCGACGGTTCGGGTGTAGATCGGGCTTCCCGTGTCGCCGCCGAGTTTGTCGTAGGCCACCCAGAGGCCGGGTTCATCGGTCTGCTCGAACCCGCGCAGGCTGTAGGTCCACTCCTCGAGGCAGCGGGTGTCCGCCAGCCATTCGTAGAGCTCGTCGGGCGGACAGTCGACGTAATCGTTGACGGTGCAGTATGTTCCGAAAACCTCGTCGTGGGGATACACCGACCGCATCATCTCCATGATGATCGGTGTCGCCTTCTCCTTCGGAGACGTTTCGACGCGGATCACGCCGTCGAGGGGGTCGGTGGTGCCCCGGTCGACCGCGATGTCCTCAAGTGCGGGCAGCGACATATGGGTGCTCCTCGTTGGTGTTGTCGGGCTTCTTGTCAGCGTCGGCGTCGTTGCCGAGAAATGCTGCGAACGGTGGGATTTCATCTGCGGAACACTCGATGCTCACGACTGACGGGCCATCCACGCCCAGTGCAGTCTCGAGCGCGGCGGGCAGGGCGTCGACATCGTCGACGTCCACCGAACGCAGTTCCGGGAACATCGCGGCCAGGCCGGCGCCCAGCCGGCTCGGCCCGAACCGGTTGTAGCTGTACAGGTCGCCGTAGAACTGCTGTTCGCGCGTGACGCACATCGCGTGCGCGTGGTTGTCGAACAGTAGGAAGGTGACGGGCAACCTGTACTGCAGCGCGGTGTGAATCTCCATGCCGTGCATGAAGAACGAGCCATCGCCGGAGATGACGACGGTGCGGCTGTGCAGGTCGGCGGCGTTGCCGAACGCCACGCCGATACCGGCACCGAAGCTGTACCCCATACCGCCCATACCCAGCGCGACGATGAACCGGCCGTCACGGCGGACCGGCAGGTGATGTATCGCTGCGGCGCCGACGTTGCCCGCGTCGACGACGACGTCCACGCCGTCGGGCAGCATCCGGTCGAGCAACGTCATCGCGTCGCGATACCGAATCCCCGGCCCGCTGTGCGCGGGTGGGTGCAGCTCCGCGCGACGCGCCGTATCGGGGACCCGGAGCCGGGGCGGCCTGCCGCGGCCTGACAGGGCCGTGGTGAGCCTGGACAACGACCCACGGAGGTCGTCGGTGTGCACATGGGTCCACGGCAGAAAGGGAGCCTCGGCGCCGATCGAGTAGACGTTCGTCGACCGCAGCGCGCGGTCCAGACCGGCGCGCGCCGTCACCGACAGCCGGGTGCCGACCACGAGACACAGCGCGCTCTCGGCGATGGCGGTCGCCACGCTGGGATGGCCCATCACGCCGGTCACGCCGAGGGCGGACGACGAGCCCATTCCCGGTGTGCCCGCGACGTCTTTGGCGTCGGGCACGCATGCCACCCGCGCCCGCAGCAGTGCCCGCAGCTGTTCGAGTTCGGCCCGGGCATCGTCTCGGGCCACCTGCTCACCGGCGATGATCGTGACCGGCCCGTCTACCCGCCGAAGTGCGCGCACGATCGGATGCGGATCACCGGTATGTACGGTGCGCTGGATGATCGAGATCTCGGTGCCGTTCACGGACTCGAGTGTTGCCTGCTGAATATCCTTGGGCAGCAACAGGACTGCGGGCCCGCCCGTCTTCGCCGCGGCGATGGCCTCCGGTAGCGCCGCGACGATGTCCTCCGCGGTCGTCACACGCCGGCAATAGACCGACACCGCCGAGAACAACGCCTGCCCGTCGAGTGCACCGTTACGGCCGCTGGTGTCCTGGAACGCCCCTCGACCGTCGAGTGCCGTCGGGGCCTGCCCGATGAGTGCCAGCACCGGCACCCGGCTCGCATAGGCTTCGCCCAGGCCCGGAACCGTGTTGAGGCATCCGCCGCCCGACGTCGCGGCGACCACGCCCAGTCCGGCGCCGCTGCGGCTGTAACCGTCGGCCATTGTGGCAGCGGAGAACTCGTGCTTGGCCAGCACCGCGGTGATGTCAGCGCGGTAGAACGCAGCGTCGTACAGATCCTCGATATTCGCGCCGTCGACGCCGAAGATGTAATCGACCCCCACCGACGCGAGATACGCGACGATGTGGTCGACAACTCGATGCCTTGCCATATAGAGGACACGAACGGCTACGAGATTCGGTTCACCCCGTGGCTGGAATCACAGCTGCTTTTCGAGCAGCACCTGGCCGGAATCGGGTGAAACCAGTTGCACAGCAGCGATTTCGTCGATCGGGAGGGGCGTGTTCGCGCTGGGTAAGGCGGTCGCGCCCGACAGGCCCAGCCACGTCGCGACCTGGCTCTGACTACCGTCGCGGCCGACCACGACCATCCCCAGATTCTGCGGCGGTGCATCGCGCCTGCCCCAGTCGCCGTACGTGCACGCCATGTCGATGCGGGTACCCCAGCCGTAGCCGGTCAGGCTGATGGTCGCGTTGATCGGTGTCTCGGACACCTTCGACATCTCCATCGCGGATCCGGCGATCTGGTCGGTGCCGGTCCCAAAGCCCAGCGCATCAGGTCGTATGGCGATCACCAGTCCAATGGCCAGCACCGCGGCCGCGGCGGCCAGCGCGGCGGTCGTCATCCAGCGGGAGCGCCTGCGGCTCGCGTTGACGCGATGCAACAACGAATCCAGCATCTGCGGTCGCAAATGCGGCTCGGACTGTTCTCCGTCGAGCGACGCAATGTCGGCCTTGTCCAGTTTGGCGAGCAGCGGAGGAATCTCACCCAGTTCGTCGACGGCGGCGCGGCACCGCGGACACATCTGCAGGTGCGCCTCGTACTCCACGCGCTCGTCGGTGGATAAGGCGCCGAGGACGTAAGCGGCGTCCCACGTCGCATAGCGATCGTCGTCCACCTCGTCACCACCCCTCGGCAGTCCGAACAGTGTCATCTCCTCACCCCCATCTCCTGCAGCCGCAGGCGCAGGGCCCGCATCCCGTAGTGCAGCCGCGA contains:
- a CDS encoding GAF domain-containing sensor histidine kinase, whose protein sequence is MSPDANPPNAVRDLVDTDRELALLRELIQAASKGPGVEPLAAAAARMITAATASDVCFVHVLDDSDRSLTLAGATPPFDAEVGKIRLPLGQGISGWVASHREPVVIRQDKEADPRYMPFESLRGKDFTSMVSVPMETDPGGLVGVLNVHTVEHRDFTARDVELLLVIGRLIAGALHQARLHRQLVARERAHENFVEQVIEAQELERRRLAGDIHDGISQRLITLSYRLDAASRAVSDDPEAASEQLEKARELVDLTLGEARAAISGLRPPVLDDLGLAGGLASLARSIPQIGIDVELVENRVPDHIELALYRIAQECLQNVVKHAKATSARLTFAVDAGETGDVARLEIVDDGVGFDTFEHPLGSDEMGGYGLLSMAERAEIVGGRLNIRSRPGSGTAVTATIPLPRS
- a CDS encoding pyridoxal phosphate-dependent aminotransferase, with the protein product MSTPNRDVTDAAVGALPGAVNPMALSLNENPFPPLPSVRSALVAAIDAGNRYPEFLPERLRTLIAGHLGVPDEQVVIGVGATGVILQVLNAVTRPGDKMVMTSPTFDGYPIFAHMARLESVTVGLDEHGHHDLDAMADAAAKARVVVVCRPHNPTGTVEPVADIERFLQRIPADTVVVLDEAYVEFLAPHHRIDGPELVVRYPNVVVVRTFSKAYGLAGLRVGYGFCAPELARELWTMQQPFGIAITGMVAVAASYDAESELEQRIRMITAERRYLRMRLRAMGVYSTDAHANFVYLPPWGRQWREVFDGTGLKVRGYADGGVRITVGSRQSTRAVVGAVRAALH
- a CDS encoding MarR family winged helix-turn-helix transcriptional regulator, with the protein product MPSQPSWPRKRDPIELARANWERFGWGEVADGMVAVTSVMRAHQILLARVENALRPYDLSFSRFELLRLLAFSRGGALPITKASDRLQVHVTSVTHAIRRLEADGLVERTPHPTDGRTTLVRITDLGRSTVEDATVTLNSEVFADIGMSDRESRALAASIETLRRNSGDF
- a CDS encoding HAD family hydrolase — encoded protein: MPTTHETTWRAGRFWWDSASPAGTRCPLRAVIFDLDALTDIECEGHREAYNAAFAAHGLDFQWSVTRYRQLLALTDERQRVAAELRKRGVATESDVLTRLLADDIYTTKTMLFDELILERDLAPRPGLVDFVAETFGAGVQVAVVTSGQRSWAEPLVRQLVGEGIVEAVVTAEDVTKPMPDSEAHRLALAELGITAENALAVSGSACGLRAATKSGLATVVITGEGVPDIPAAVAVRPDFGGSAPLRVADCQRMHDRWWAKHKVTAA
- a CDS encoding thiamine pyrophosphate-binding protein, with protein sequence MARHRVVDHIVAYLASVGVDYIFGVDGANIEDLYDAAFYRADITAVLAKHEFSAATMADGYSRSGAGLGVVAATSGGGCLNTVPGLGEAYASRVPVLALIGQAPTALDGRGAFQDTSGRNGALDGQALFSAVSVYCRRVTTAEDIVAALPEAIAAAKTGGPAVLLLPKDIQQATLESVNGTEISIIQRTVHTGDPHPIVRALRRVDGPVTIIAGEQVARDDARAELEQLRALLRARVACVPDAKDVAGTPGMGSSSALGVTGVMGHPSVATAIAESALCLVVGTRLSVTARAGLDRALRSTNVYSIGAEAPFLPWTHVHTDDLRGSLSRLTTALSGRGRPPRLRVPDTARRAELHPPAHSGPGIRYRDAMTLLDRMLPDGVDVVVDAGNVGAAAIHHLPVRRDGRFIVALGMGGMGYSFGAGIGVAFGNAADLHSRTVVISGDGSFFMHGMEIHTALQYRLPVTFLLFDNHAHAMCVTREQQFYGDLYSYNRFGPSRLGAGLAAMFPELRSVDVDDVDALPAALETALGVDGPSVVSIECSADEIPPFAAFLGNDADADKKPDNTNEEHPYVAART
- a CDS encoding serine hydrolase domain-containing protein, whose amino-acid sequence is MGGDADEGYGKVVDAFRRNFETGKETGAAVAVYRDGRKVVDLWAGHRNGVTREPWQQDTIVNVFSTTKGVASLAVAVAASRGLIDYDAKVADYWPEFAQGGKGGITVRQLLSHQAGLVAITPPLTLAELADPDRMSARIAEQLPAWPPGTRYGYHAATLGWYQSALIRKVDPQGRTLGRFFAEEIADPLGLDLHIGLPPSVDRGRVALLEPVTRREMLLHLRTMPPLFVASLFNPKSLPARAFVVAAGVKDAGDFNRDEVRIPEMPSVNGTASADSVAKLYGAAATGGPGLGLSRTVRDALEAPAVPPTRGVRDKVMFLDMSFSLGFGKPTAKFVFGSTGKAFGWPGLGGSFGFADPDTGIGYGYVLNKLGYHAHSDPRELALRQALFRDVLGERTQA
- a CDS encoding anti-sigma factor family protein, whose translation is MTLFGLPRGGDEVDDDRYATWDAAYVLGALSTDERVEYEAHLQMCPRCRAAVDELGEIPPLLAKLDKADIASLDGEQSEPHLRPQMLDSLLHRVNASRRRSRWMTTAALAAAAAVLAIGLVIAIRPDALGFGTGTDQIAGSAMEMSKVSETPINATISLTGYGWGTRIDMACTYGDWGRRDAPPQNLGMVVVGRDGSQSQVATWLGLSGATALPSANTPLPIDEIAAVQLVSPDSGQVLLEKQL
- a CDS encoding serine hydrolase domain-containing protein; protein product: MAQKTGVASELVRGDVDEGYGKVADAFRLNMTSGAEIGAALTIYRDGRKVVDLWGGFRNGATRAPWTNDTLVNTFSTTKGVAALAVARAVSRGLLDYDARVADYWPAFAQSGKESVTVRQLLAHQAGLPVIKPLLTLADIAVPERLSERLAAQPPAWPPGTRHGYHGVTLGWYASELIRHVDPERRTLGRYFAEEIARPLHLDFHIGLPDHIDRDRVAHLHVPSQIATLLHLHVLPPKLAAAWFIPMTLTAQAGVAFEGANGLSTFNREDVRVVEIPAANGTGTAESVAKLYGDAAIGGSKIGLTPEVFAALTAPPVYPTKGLRDKVLHVDTSFSLGFGRPIPNNAKYVIGSSDKAFGAPGAGGSVGFADPDTGVGFGYVMNKLGFHLISDPRALRLRQALFRDVLGARPQR
- a CDS encoding SRPBCC family protein, whose protein sequence is MSLPALEDIAVDRGTTDPLDGVIRVETSPKEKATPIIMEMMRSVYPHDEVFGTYCTVNDYVDCPPDELYEWLADTRCLEEWTYSLRGFEQTDEPGLWVAYDKLGGDTGSPIYTRTVANPDARTIDYHCAWDQGKHLWMIYLMRIVDAQLVFDKPGSVVLWTNCHHPFYDENPYPETAPPKRPVWVGDFWDMFGHGHLLELKNLKAIAEYRHHHGLAVKPDWMK
- a CDS encoding VOC family protein; its protein translation is MSIQHVLAVVPVSDLQVSSRWYEALFGRPADNNPMPTLAEWQVLPGAWVQVFVDAARAGSGLLNFAVDDLQIHMAELRGRGLEPGDVTGASKGVHLSAITDPDGNTISLIGGFRVQY
- a CDS encoding response regulator; the protein is MASEELGPPVRLVLVDDHEMVIEGLKAMLAAFRERVEVVGQAIGAERALSVVDELNPDIVLSDVRMHGSSGLDLCVALRGRDPNRKVVMLSVYDDEQYLFQALRVGASGYLLKSISSDELVRQLEFVHRGETAIDPSMAARAVDTAARMQRDEFWPGARQGLTQRESEILSYVVNGLSNRAIASKLVIGDETVKTHLSSIYRKLGVSDRTGAVATALREGIYQ
- a CDS encoding 3-oxoacyl-ACP synthase III family protein, whose protein sequence is MTVSLIDVSTYLPGKPISADYYAQFAESDDLRDNVMFRAPKFRHHVAEDETAIDMVESAAAGLIERHGQDTVAGADILITHTQMPDMPFYGGGGGMAHRLGMKPNWVLDLHNGGCAAFVLALKVARNLIESGEGRTALIAIAQNAAGQAFDQPTIRRKAQASVPGDGAAVGLVTLSDRSPILDIECRTYGEFAGDMTLAVDPPRKWWQAGPGEGCIGFTESKITKVLARGNRQVPEVSYAVCDRIGVKPRDLDLLVTNQPNRAFLRNWREAMELDKSRHLDTFDDCGNLFAAGIPINLDRAITDGQLKKGDVVMMSAFAHAGDFAGAAAVRWGGRG